The Streptomyces pactum genome contains a region encoding:
- a CDS encoding DEAD/DEAH box helicase: MNAKPSPATGVSRAGESQSTTAPPEPADQPPVTRFDALGLPPALVRTMTGLGVTRPFPIQAATLPDALAGRDVLGRARTGSGKTLAFGLALLVRTAGRRAEPKRPLALVLVSTRELAQQVSDALAPYAQALNVRLATVVGGLAINRQAALLRGGAEVVVATPGRLADLVSRRDCHLNDVRITVLDEADQMCDLGFLPQVTGILDQVPADGQRLLFSATLDRDVDHLVQSHLHDPVLASVDPASGSVTTMEHHVLTVHPADKYATATEIAARDGRVLMFLDTKAAVDRFTRHLRASGVRAAALHSGKSQPQRTHTLAQFVEGQVSVLVATNVAARGIHVDALDLVVNVDPPADAKDYVHRGGRTARAGRSGSVVTLVTPDQRREVNRMMSDAGVRPTVTAVRSGEQKLTTITGARRPPTGPRAGDGNAPFRGLGDRSGRPAKESRRTAEARKAAEARAAARVRKGR; the protein is encoded by the coding sequence ATGAACGCGAAGCCGTCGCCGGCCACCGGAGTTTCCCGGGCCGGCGAGTCCCAGTCCACGACGGCGCCACCGGAGCCGGCGGACCAGCCGCCGGTCACGCGTTTCGACGCGCTCGGACTTCCGCCGGCGCTGGTGCGGACGATGACCGGCCTGGGGGTGACCAGGCCCTTTCCGATCCAGGCGGCGACCCTGCCCGACGCGCTGGCCGGCCGCGACGTCCTCGGCCGCGCGCGGACCGGCTCCGGCAAGACACTGGCCTTCGGGCTCGCCCTGCTCGTCAGGACCGCGGGGCGGCGTGCGGAGCCGAAGCGGCCGCTCGCGCTGGTCCTGGTGTCGACACGGGAACTCGCACAGCAGGTGAGTGACGCGCTGGCACCGTATGCGCAGGCGCTGAACGTGCGACTGGCGACGGTGGTCGGCGGACTGGCGATCAACCGGCAGGCGGCGCTGCTGCGCGGCGGCGCCGAAGTGGTCGTCGCGACGCCGGGGCGGCTGGCCGACCTGGTGTCGCGCCGTGACTGCCATCTGAACGACGTGCGGATCACGGTGCTGGACGAGGCGGACCAGATGTGCGACCTGGGCTTCCTGCCGCAGGTCACCGGCATTCTGGACCAGGTGCCCGCCGACGGGCAGCGGCTCCTCTTCTCGGCCACGCTCGACCGCGACGTCGACCACTTGGTGCAAAGCCACCTGCACGACCCGGTGCTCGCGTCGGTCGACCCGGCGTCGGGCTCGGTCACGACGATGGAACACCACGTGCTGACCGTCCACCCCGCCGACAAGTACGCGACCGCGACCGAGATCGCCGCACGCGACGGCCGGGTGCTGATGTTCCTGGACACCAAGGCCGCGGTCGACCGGTTCACCCGCCACCTGCGGGCCAGCGGCGTGCGGGCCGCCGCCCTGCACAGCGGGAAGTCGCAGCCCCAGCGCACGCACACCCTCGCCCAGTTCGTGGAGGGCCAGGTCAGCGTGCTCGTGGCAACCAACGTCGCGGCGCGGGGCATCCACGTCGACGCGCTCGACCTCGTCGTCAACGTCGATCCGCCGGCCGACGCCAAGGACTACGTGCACCGCGGCGGGCGCACGGCGCGCGCCGGACGGTCCGGGAGCGTGGTCACCCTGGTCACGCCCGACCAGCGGCGCGAGGTGAACCGGATGATGTCCGACGCGGGAGTCCGGCCGACCGTCACGGCGGTGCGCTCCGGCGAACAGAAACTCACCACCATCACCGGTGCGAGACGCCCGCCGACCGGGCCGCGGGCCGGCGACGGCAACGCCCCCTTCCGAGGTCTGGGCGACCGTTCGGGCCGTCCCGCGAAGGAGTCCCGCAGGACCGCCGAGGCCCGCAAGGCCGCCGAAGCCCGCGCGGCGGCCCGGGTACGCAAGGGCCGCTGA
- the nadE gene encoding ammonia-dependent NAD(+) synthetase → MSESASIALQLEIARELEVAETFDAEREIERRVAFLAERLTSTGLRSLVLGISGGVDSTTAGRLCQLAVERAQAEGHEAAFYAMRLPHGIQADEHDAQLALSFIKADHVLTVDIKPASDAALEALIAGGVTFRDARHQDFVQGNVKARQRMIAQYAVAGAHDGLVVGTDHAAEAVSGFFTKFGDGAADLVPLTGLTKRRVRAVADTLGAPAELVWKVPTADLETLDPGKADEDALGVTYEDIDDFLEGKPVDEQAVKKIVTRYRLTDHKRRLPIGP, encoded by the coding sequence TTGAGCGAGTCGGCGTCCATCGCCCTGCAACTAGAGATCGCCCGGGAACTGGAGGTCGCGGAGACCTTCGATGCCGAACGGGAGATCGAACGCCGAGTGGCCTTCCTGGCCGAGCGGCTGACCTCCACCGGTCTGCGCTCCCTCGTGCTCGGCATCAGCGGCGGTGTCGACTCGACCACCGCGGGCCGGCTGTGCCAGCTCGCCGTCGAGCGGGCACAGGCCGAGGGACACGAGGCGGCCTTCTACGCGATGCGGCTGCCTCACGGGATCCAGGCCGACGAGCACGACGCCCAGCTCGCGCTCTCCTTCATCAAGGCCGACCACGTGCTGACGGTGGACATCAAGCCGGCGAGCGACGCCGCGCTCGAGGCGCTGATCGCCGGGGGTGTGACGTTCCGTGACGCCCGGCACCAGGACTTCGTCCAGGGGAACGTCAAGGCCAGGCAGCGCATGATCGCCCAGTACGCCGTTGCCGGAGCGCACGACGGCCTGGTCGTGGGCACCGACCACGCCGCCGAGGCGGTCTCCGGCTTCTTCACCAAGTTCGGCGACGGCGCCGCCGACCTGGTCCCGCTGACCGGTCTCACCAAGCGCCGTGTGCGTGCCGTCGCGGACACGCTGGGCGCGCCCGCCGAGCTGGTGTGGAAGGTCCCGACGGCCGACCTGGAGACCCTCGACCCCGGCAAGGCCGACGAGGACGCCCTCGGGGTCACGTACGAGGACATCGACGACTTCCTGGAGGGCAAGCCGGTGGACGAGCAGGCCGTCAAGAAGATCGTCACCCGGTACCGGCTGACCGACCACAAGCGCCGGCTGCCCATCGGTCCGTGA
- a CDS encoding MIP/aquaporin family protein, translating into MAERLKRSGLIGELSAEFAGTMILILFGCGVVAQVVAGGALTDPEGGLGNHDSIAWAWGLGVTLGVYVAARLSGAHINPAVTVALAVFKGFPWRKVVPYALAQTAGAFVAALVVRWNYTEALAKADPGHTIKTQFVFSTLPANGNTALPVHEWGAFRDQVIGTAILLLLILALTDMANTPPGANLAPFIIGLIVVAIGMAFGTNAGYAINPARDFGPRLASFLTGYGGAWRDQYGNLYFWVPIIGPLIGGVLGAGLYKVFVGRFLPTAEPEPTGRVPAPED; encoded by the coding sequence ATGGCTGAACGACTCAAGAGATCAGGCTTGATCGGTGAACTGTCGGCCGAATTCGCCGGCACGATGATCCTCATCCTCTTCGGCTGCGGTGTGGTGGCCCAAGTGGTCGCGGGCGGTGCCCTCACGGACCCGGAAGGCGGCCTCGGGAACCACGACAGCATCGCCTGGGCGTGGGGGCTCGGTGTCACGCTGGGCGTCTACGTGGCGGCGAGGCTGAGCGGTGCCCACATCAACCCCGCCGTGACTGTCGCCCTCGCCGTGTTCAAGGGGTTCCCGTGGCGCAAGGTGGTTCCCTACGCGCTGGCGCAGACGGCCGGCGCCTTCGTGGCCGCTCTCGTGGTCCGCTGGAACTACACCGAAGCGCTCGCGAAGGCCGACCCCGGCCACACCATCAAGACGCAGTTCGTGTTCTCCACGCTCCCCGCCAACGGGAACACCGCTCTCCCGGTCCACGAGTGGGGCGCCTTCCGCGACCAGGTCATCGGCACCGCCATCCTCCTGCTGCTGATCCTGGCCCTGACGGACATGGCGAACACACCGCCGGGCGCGAACCTGGCACCCTTCATCATCGGCCTGATCGTGGTCGCGATCGGAATGGCCTTCGGCACCAACGCGGGCTACGCCATCAACCCGGCCCGCGACTTCGGCCCCCGGCTGGCCAGCTTCCTCACCGGATACGGCGGAGCATGGCGAGATCAGTACGGGAACCTCTACTTCTGGGTACCGATCATCGGCCCGCTGATCGGTGGCGTACTCGGCGCGGGTCTGTACAAGGTTTTCGTCGGCCGGTTCCTGCCCACGGCGGAACCCGAGCCGACGGGGCGCGTACCGGCGCCCGAGGACTGA
- the glpK gene encoding glycerol kinase GlpK, producing the protein MADFIGAVDQGTTSTRFMIFDHGGNEVAKHQLEHAQILPRSGWVEHDPVEIWERTNSVMQNALRFSGLSGTDLAAIGITNQRETTVVWDPRNGRPYYNAIVWQDTRTDAIAAGLERSGRGDVIRRKAGLPPATYFSAGKIQWILENVDGVREAAEAGHALFGNTDAWVLWNLTGGPDGGIHATDVTNASRTMLMDLETLDWDDELLGFFGIPRSMLPAINPSSHAEAYGVARTSRPLRAAVAIGGVLGDQQAATVGQVCFAPGEAKNTYGTGNFLVLNTGTELVRSQHGLLTTVAYQFGDSPVVYALEGSIAVTGSAVQWLRDQMKIIKTAAESEELARTVDDNGGMYFVPAFSGLFAPYWRSDARGAIVGLARYNDNAHLARATLEAICYQSRDVVEAMEQDSGVHLDVLKVDGGVTANDLCMQIQADVLGVPVSRPVVAETTALGAAYAAGLATGFWRDTDELRTHWHESRRWEPQWSQDRRAQGYAGWKSAVERTLDWVKVG; encoded by the coding sequence ATGGCGGACTTCATCGGCGCGGTGGACCAGGGGACCACCAGTACCCGATTCATGATCTTCGACCACGGCGGCAACGAGGTGGCGAAGCACCAGTTGGAACACGCCCAGATCCTCCCCCGCTCCGGGTGGGTGGAGCACGACCCGGTGGAGATCTGGGAGCGCACCAACTCGGTGATGCAGAACGCGCTGCGTTTCAGCGGGCTGTCGGGGACCGACCTGGCGGCCATCGGCATCACCAACCAGCGGGAGACCACGGTGGTCTGGGACCCGCGCAACGGCCGCCCCTACTACAACGCCATCGTGTGGCAGGACACCCGCACCGACGCCATCGCGGCGGGCCTCGAACGTTCGGGCCGCGGCGACGTCATCCGCCGCAAGGCCGGACTGCCGCCGGCGACCTACTTCTCCGCCGGGAAGATCCAGTGGATCCTGGAGAACGTCGACGGCGTGCGCGAAGCGGCGGAAGCCGGCCACGCCCTCTTCGGCAACACGGACGCCTGGGTCCTGTGGAACCTCACCGGCGGCCCCGACGGCGGCATCCACGCCACCGACGTGACCAACGCGAGCCGCACCATGCTGATGGACCTGGAGACCCTCGACTGGGACGACGAACTGCTGGGCTTCTTCGGCATCCCCCGGTCGATGCTCCCGGCCATCAACCCCTCCTCGCACGCGGAGGCCTACGGTGTGGCCCGGACCTCCCGGCCGCTGCGCGCCGCCGTCGCCATCGGCGGGGTACTCGGCGACCAGCAGGCGGCCACCGTCGGACAGGTGTGCTTCGCGCCCGGCGAGGCCAAGAACACCTACGGCACCGGCAACTTCCTGGTGCTCAACACCGGCACCGAACTGGTCAGGTCCCAGCACGGCCTCCTCACCACCGTGGCCTACCAGTTCGGCGACAGCCCGGTGGTCTACGCGCTGGAGGGCTCCATCGCGGTGACGGGGTCGGCCGTGCAGTGGCTGCGCGACCAGATGAAGATCATTAAGACGGCGGCCGAGAGCGAGGAGCTCGCCCGTACCGTCGACGACAACGGCGGCATGTACTTCGTGCCCGCCTTCTCCGGCCTGTTCGCCCCCTACTGGCGTTCCGACGCCCGCGGAGCGATCGTCGGCCTGGCCCGGTACAACGACAACGCGCACCTGGCCCGGGCGACCCTGGAAGCCATCTGCTACCAGAGCCGCGACGTCGTCGAAGCCATGGAACAAGACTCCGGGGTCCATCTCGACGTGCTCAAGGTCGACGGGGGCGTGACCGCCAACGACCTCTGCATGCAGATCCAGGCCGACGTCCTCGGCGTGCCGGTGAGCCGTCCAGTCGTCGCGGAAACCACCGCACTCGGCGCGGCCTACGCGGCGGGACTGGCCACGGGATTCTGGCGGGACACCGATGAACTGCGCACCCACTGGCACGAGTCCAGGCGCTGGGAACCCCAGTGGTCACAGGACCGGCGCGCGCAGGGGTACGCGGGGTGGAAGTCGGCGGTGGAGCGCACCCTGGACTGGGTCAAGGTCGGCTGA
- a CDS encoding AI-2E family transporter — protein MSARLSSARTRAGLRTSARTSAELLLILVMLAVVLWVLGRMWSVVWPLIVGLLLTTLTWPSARFLRRHGWRPALAAAVVTVAFLLAVTGIVALIAVPMSSQTDELTDGVVEGIARLRDWAAGPPLNIGDDQITGALDSAMARIQDSVGSVVTTVATGLSTVVNGLITAVLGVFLMFFFLKDGPRFLPWLTRQLPGRLATDVPAVALRGWETLGSFVRSQALVGLLDAVFIGLGLWILDVPLVLPLAVLTFVSAFVPIVGALFAGFVAVLIALVSNGLTDALIVLAIIVVVQQLEGNVFQPIIQSRGLGLHAAVILLAVTLGGSLAGIVGSLLAVPVAALIAVVWNYVREQLSDPQEEPAAADA, from the coding sequence ATGTCTGCCAGATTGAGTTCCGCGAGGACCCGCGCCGGGCTCCGCACCAGCGCGCGCACCTCTGCCGAGTTGTTGCTCATACTTGTGATGCTCGCGGTGGTCCTGTGGGTCCTCGGCCGCATGTGGTCGGTCGTGTGGCCGCTGATAGTCGGTCTCCTCCTGACCACGTTGACCTGGCCCTCGGCCCGCTTCCTGCGGCGGCACGGGTGGCGTCCCGCCTTGGCCGCGGCGGTGGTGACCGTGGCCTTCCTCCTGGCCGTGACGGGCATCGTGGCGCTGATCGCGGTGCCGATGTCCTCCCAGACCGACGAGTTGACCGACGGCGTGGTGGAAGGCATCGCCCGGCTGCGCGACTGGGCCGCGGGACCGCCGCTGAACATCGGCGACGACCAGATCACCGGTGCCCTCGATTCCGCGATGGCGCGCATCCAGGACAGTGTCGGCAGCGTGGTCACCACCGTGGCCACCGGCCTGAGCACCGTGGTCAACGGCCTGATCACCGCGGTCCTGGGCGTCTTCCTGATGTTCTTCTTCCTCAAGGACGGGCCGCGGTTCCTGCCCTGGCTCACCCGCCAGTTGCCCGGCCGGCTCGCCACGGACGTGCCGGCCGTCGCCCTGCGCGGCTGGGAGACCCTGGGCTCCTTCGTGCGGTCGCAGGCGCTCGTGGGTCTGCTCGACGCCGTCTTCATCGGCCTCGGACTGTGGATACTGGACGTGCCCCTCGTACTGCCCCTGGCGGTGCTGACGTTCGTGTCCGCCTTCGTGCCCATCGTGGGTGCCCTGTTCGCGGGCTTCGTCGCGGTGCTCATCGCCCTGGTGTCCAACGGCCTGACGGACGCGCTGATCGTGCTGGCGATCATCGTCGTGGTGCAGCAGTTGGAGGGCAACGTGTTCCAGCCCATCATCCAGAGCCGCGGGCTCGGTCTGCACGCGGCGGTGATCCTGCTGGCGGTGACACTCGGCGGCAGCCTGGCCGGGATCGTGGGCAGCCTGCTCGCCGTACCGGTCGCCGCGCTGATCGCGGTGGTCTGGAACTACGTCCGCGAGCAGCTCAGCGACCCGCAGGAGGAGCCCGCCGCGGCCGACGCCTGA
- a CDS encoding GOLPH3/VPS74 family protein, with the protein MEPPTATSTETSEAASATLGEQLLLLSLDDESGTAREPAKVAPAIAAAALVELALAGRIDVTGDKVTVVDATPLGEPALDAALDAVAGKEKPGSTKDWINRLKTDAVARANTGLIEKGLVREEKKKVLGLFPVRRYPEADGSVEAAVRQRLHAVVLQGAAPDERTASLVALLHGAKLHRLAFPGADAHRVEAAMESVSRGRWSATAVRHVVKAAEDALTAIITVVVTTTVVTT; encoded by the coding sequence ATGGAACCCCCCACGGCAACCTCCACGGAGACCTCCGAGGCGGCCTCGGCCACCCTGGGCGAGCAGCTCCTGCTCCTCTCGCTGGACGACGAGTCCGGCACCGCCAGGGAGCCGGCGAAGGTCGCCCCGGCGATCGCCGCGGCCGCGCTGGTGGAACTCGCACTGGCCGGCCGGATCGACGTGACCGGTGACAAGGTCACCGTCGTCGACGCGACGCCGCTGGGCGAGCCCGCCCTGGACGCCGCGCTCGACGCCGTCGCCGGCAAGGAGAAGCCGGGCAGCACCAAGGACTGGATCAACCGGCTGAAGACGGACGCCGTGGCCCGGGCGAACACGGGCCTGATCGAGAAGGGGCTGGTCCGCGAGGAGAAGAAGAAGGTGCTCGGCCTCTTCCCCGTGCGCCGGTACCCGGAGGCCGACGGCTCGGTGGAGGCGGCGGTACGGCAGCGCCTCCACGCGGTCGTCCTGCAGGGCGCGGCGCCGGACGAGCGCACGGCGAGCCTGGTGGCCCTGCTGCACGGAGCCAAACTGCACCGCCTGGCCTTCCCGGGCGCCGACGCGCACCGGGTGGAGGCGGCCATGGAATCGGTCTCGCGGGGCAGGTGGTCCGCGACGGCGGTACGTCACGTCGTGAAGGCCGCGGAGGACGCGCTGACGGCGATCATCACGGTGGTGGTGACGACGACGGTCGTCACGACCTGA
- a CDS encoding LLM class flavin-dependent oxidoreductase, whose translation MTDVLPSVLVPNMPDTPDALRPFAELVRDTGARRLWTGQSLKLETHQAFAHLAGAGVRVPVGTGVTLMPLRHPYEAALQARSLALLTGRTVVAGYGVGAPAFVRSLNGRTYPSPRTMAADYLRTVRSLLDGEIVDHAGDYHALRGRLIPMDHPGVEVGVGVLRPNMARTAGGVADVAITWMTPPGYVAGTLLPALEEGAKDRDARCRVATAVHVAVERSGRDPYVLAHTAAAGHLVADHYTDMLRRAGVRADPSDPRAGAAALVDSGTYVFGSADHIAARLDEYRGAGVDEVILNCGGVLFTEGRDAAFRDVREIIEAVRRRHGG comes from the coding sequence GTGACCGACGTGCTCCCGAGCGTGCTCGTGCCGAACATGCCCGACACCCCGGACGCCCTGCGGCCCTTCGCCGAGCTGGTGCGCGACACCGGCGCGCGCCGGTTGTGGACGGGCCAGTCGCTCAAGCTGGAGACCCACCAGGCGTTCGCCCACCTCGCCGGCGCCGGGGTACGCGTCCCCGTCGGCACCGGCGTGACCCTGATGCCGCTGCGCCACCCTTACGAGGCCGCCCTGCAGGCCCGCTCCCTCGCCCTGCTGACCGGGAGGACGGTGGTGGCCGGATACGGCGTCGGCGCACCGGCGTTCGTACGCAGCCTCAACGGACGCACCTATCCCAGCCCGCGCACGATGGCCGCCGACTACCTGCGCACGGTCCGCTCGCTGCTGGACGGAGAGATCGTCGACCATGCGGGCGACTACCACGCGCTGCGCGGGCGGCTGATCCCCATGGACCACCCGGGCGTGGAGGTCGGCGTGGGAGTGCTGCGCCCCAACATGGCACGCACCGCCGGCGGCGTCGCGGACGTCGCCATCACCTGGATGACCCCGCCCGGATACGTCGCCGGGACCCTGCTGCCCGCCCTGGAGGAAGGCGCAAAGGACCGGGACGCCCGCTGCCGCGTCGCGACCGCCGTCCATGTCGCGGTCGAGCGGAGCGGCCGGGACCCGTACGTCCTCGCGCACACGGCCGCCGCCGGGCACCTGGTGGCCGACCACTACACCGACATGCTGCGCCGCGCCGGTGTGCGGGCCGATCCGTCCGACCCGAGGGCCGGCGCCGCCGCCCTGGTGGACAGCGGCACCTACGTGTTCGGCTCGGCGGACCACATAGCCGCCCGCCTCGACGAGTACCGGGGCGCCGGGGTGGACGAGGTGATCCTCAACTGCGGCGGGGTGCTCTTCACCGAGGGCCGGGACGCGGCGTTCCGGGACGTCCGGGAGATCATCGAGGCGGTCCGGCGGCGGCACGGTGGCTGA
- a CDS encoding helix-turn-helix transcriptional regulator, whose translation MSPVSHREGMPIYNQLRVLRAERGLSRVALAELVEVHPQTIGAIERGDYFPSLDLAFRFSDVFELPVEAIFSRQPFVPLSAQLYKKEERT comes from the coding sequence ATGAGCCCAGTGAGTCATCGCGAGGGAATGCCGATCTACAACCAGTTGAGAGTGCTCCGCGCGGAGCGCGGTCTCAGCAGGGTCGCGCTGGCCGAACTGGTGGAGGTACACCCGCAGACCATCGGCGCCATCGAACGGGGTGACTACTTCCCGAGCCTCGATCTGGCCTTCCGCTTCAGCGACGTGTTCGAACTTCCGGTCGAAGCGATCTTCAGTCGTCAACCCTTCGTCCCGCTCTCCGCCCAGTTGTACAAGAAGGAGGAACGCACGTGA
- a CDS encoding M16 family metallopeptidase: protein MIRTQLHRLELDNGLRVLLAPHPVGASVGLAVHYGVGFRTEPKGHTGLAHLFEHLVFQGGHGAAPEGYLPRLQRAGGFGDARTRQDVTVYYAAAPASAMEMLLALEADRMRAPCITAQTLRTQTAVIDEEIRLMVRNRPYGAFPWVLPGALHSRAENIRDGYGETADLAAFDIPRCERFFADHYGPSNAVVTLTGAFDPGSAERLVRSHFESVPARPSVAAPDGHEPSPDRERRLTVADPHAGTPAVAVGYRMPDPVTERADYLAHLVLAALLGQGRRALLRRGPAAARMTSLSVGCGLFGLPLDTTGPDLLTLFAVHERGAEDVLAALDGTLQTLAEDGVDPGLLRATTARWAAGALRELGDPGTRAQLLGLREALFGEAELTQTLPELVRTGVTGEQVRRAAGRLTSSHRAVVRFVPAGVRGKAA from the coding sequence ATGATCCGAACTCAGTTGCACCGCCTGGAATTGGACAATGGTCTGCGGGTGCTGCTGGCACCGCATCCCGTCGGCGCCTCGGTCGGCCTCGCGGTGCATTACGGCGTCGGATTCCGCACCGAGCCAAAGGGGCACACCGGCCTCGCGCACCTCTTCGAACACCTTGTCTTCCAAGGCGGTCACGGTGCCGCACCCGAGGGGTATCTGCCCCGGCTCCAGCGCGCCGGCGGTTTCGGTGACGCCAGAACCCGCCAGGACGTGACGGTCTACTACGCCGCCGCTCCGGCCTCCGCCATGGAAATGCTGCTCGCGCTCGAAGCGGACCGAATGCGTGCCCCTTGTATTACCGCGCAGACCCTGCGCACGCAGACCGCGGTGATCGACGAGGAGATCCGCCTCATGGTGCGGAATCGCCCGTACGGCGCATTCCCCTGGGTGTTGCCGGGTGCCCTGCACTCGCGCGCGGAGAACATCAGGGACGGGTACGGCGAAACCGCCGACCTCGCGGCCTTCGACATCCCGCGGTGCGAAAGGTTCTTCGCCGATCACTACGGACCCTCGAACGCCGTGGTGACACTGACCGGCGCGTTCGACCCGGGATCGGCGGAACGTCTCGTACGCAGCCACTTCGAATCCGTGCCGGCGCGTCCGTCGGTGGCCGCGCCGGACGGGCACGAGCCGTCGCCGGATCGGGAGCGGCGGCTGACGGTCGCCGACCCGCACGCCGGAACGCCCGCCGTGGCGGTGGGTTACCGCATGCCGGATCCGGTGACCGAGCGCGCCGACTACCTCGCGCATCTGGTCCTGGCCGCGCTGCTCGGCCAGGGCAGACGGGCCCTGCTGCGTCGCGGACCGGCCGCCGCGCGGATGACGAGCCTCTCGGTGGGCTGCGGCCTCTTCGGACTGCCACTGGACACGACGGGGCCCGATCTGCTGACGCTGTTCGCCGTGCACGAGCGCGGTGCCGAGGACGTTCTGGCCGCGCTGGACGGCACGCTGCAGACCCTGGCGGAGGACGGGGTCGACCCGGGTCTGCTGCGTGCCACGACCGCGCGCTGGGCCGCGGGTGCGCTGCGTGAACTCGGCGATCCGGGCACCCGGGCGCAACTGCTCGGCCTGCGCGAAGCACTGTTCGGCGAGGCCGAGTTGACGCAGACGCTGCCGGAGCTGGTACGGACCGGGGTGACCGGGGAGCAGGTGCGCCGGGCCGCCGGCCGGCTCACCTCCTCGCACCGGGCTGTCGTGCGCTTCGTACCGGCCGGGGTACGCGGGAAGGCGGCGTGA
- a CDS encoding M16 family metallopeptidase, translated as MTGGSGPGAADGRLPLPDVDTTLVNGLRVVVCSAPVVPVVEIRLTIPYTARMPGEVTRCQLLAASLLRGTAHRDTDAHDFALAAHGATLDAAADAHRFTFAGHTMADGLPDVLALLAESVLEPRLTEDAVSPQIEALVRRIQLAAHQPAALAQHALLRHRYGDRTAALRQPAPEPAAACTPEDLAALHARHLGARGAVLVLVGDLRPKDAVAAVTDAFGAWEPGPADDRPDASSWFAGGPLLRVDRPGAVQSVIRLATPALPRTDPGYPALHLAQLVFGGSFASRLVACLREEKGYAYQLGSGVESVPGASTLMVEADTAAEHTVPALAVIRAELERMAAEPPSAGEVDAARSYAVGSTATAMSSPGALASGLANLLHVGVGSDWLHDWGPLLEGVTHDAVVEAAHRFFRPAGFTGVVVADEAAVAPLRRGDTGELDF; from the coding sequence GTGACCGGGGGCTCGGGGCCGGGCGCCGCGGACGGGCGGCTGCCGCTGCCCGACGTCGACACCACCCTCGTCAATGGACTGCGTGTGGTGGTCTGCTCGGCCCCCGTCGTCCCCGTCGTGGAGATCCGTCTCACCATCCCGTACACCGCGAGGATGCCCGGCGAAGTGACCCGGTGCCAGTTGCTGGCCGCGTCCCTGCTGCGAGGCACCGCGCACCGGGACACGGACGCCCACGACTTCGCTCTCGCCGCACACGGCGCCACCCTGGACGCCGCCGCGGACGCGCACCGGTTCACCTTCGCCGGGCACACCATGGCCGACGGTCTGCCCGACGTGCTCGCCCTGCTGGCCGAGAGCGTCCTCGAGCCGCGGCTGACCGAGGACGCCGTCAGCCCCCAGATCGAGGCGCTGGTACGCCGTATCCAACTGGCCGCCCACCAGCCGGCGGCCCTCGCGCAGCACGCGCTGCTGCGGCACCGGTACGGCGACAGGACCGCCGCCCTGCGGCAGCCGGCGCCCGAACCGGCAGCCGCCTGCACGCCGGAGGACCTGGCCGCACTGCACGCGCGGCATCTGGGCGCCCGGGGCGCGGTGCTCGTGCTGGTCGGCGACCTGCGGCCGAAGGACGCCGTCGCCGCGGTTACGGACGCCTTCGGGGCATGGGAGCCGGGGCCGGCGGACGACCGGCCCGACGCGTCGTCGTGGTTCGCGGGCGGACCGCTGCTCCGGGTGGACCGGCCCGGCGCCGTCCAGAGTGTGATCCGGCTCGCCACCCCCGCGCTGCCCCGCACGGACCCGGGTTACCCGGCCCTGCATCTGGCGCAGTTGGTCTTCGGCGGATCCTTCGCCTCCCGGCTGGTCGCGTGCCTGCGCGAGGAGAAGGGATACGCGTATCAGCTCGGTTCGGGCGTGGAGTCGGTGCCGGGGGCCTCGACGCTGATGGTCGAGGCCGACACCGCCGCCGAGCACACCGTGCCGGCCCTCGCGGTGATCAGGGCGGAGCTGGAGCGCATGGCGGCCGAGCCGCCGTCGGCGGGTGAGGTGGACGCCGCCCGGAGCTACGCGGTCGGCTCCACCGCCACGGCGATGTCCTCGCCGGGCGCGCTGGCGTCCGGTCTGGCGAACCTGCTGCACGTCGGTGTCGGTTCGGACTGGCTGCACGACTGGGGGCCGCTGCTGGAGGGCGTAACGCACGACGCGGTCGTCGAGGCGGCCCACCGGTTCTTCCGTCCCGCCGGTTTCACGGGGGTGGTCGTCGCCGACGAGGCGGCGGTGGCGCCGCTGCGCCGGGGCGACACCGGCGAACTCGACTTCTGA